In Ananas comosus cultivar F153 linkage group 10, ASM154086v1, whole genome shotgun sequence, the following proteins share a genomic window:
- the LOC109716437 gene encoding uncharacterized protein LOC109716437 isoform X1: protein MAPPIFALAPSHLSSSPPPLPHHLLRATVGTLAESAAERRGGGGGGGGGGNPVHLPPPIESLRRGDWVKLICGASFEVTVPKTLVSLTPKPPIPDQNRVSGDALERIRHSPPHLVGLFVPFPGCGGCEESFPRLHSRRRFETFAMISVDCIDCAADESVVNAVNEGINVALSIARVRRPWVMISVNDDREDLHFRKAEFDPEDCPGDCLRPCEKVCPADAILLESSSKGNKSLQSDSSCDKIKSGVITERCYGCGRCLSICPYDKIRAVTYVRDPSLTSHLLSRDDVDAIEIHTSGRGTDLFSDLWSSLGDSLDHVKLIAVSLPDVGPSTVAVMNAICSIMESHPCRYNLWQLDGRPMSGDIGRGATREAIAFAVRLASTQDKPHGFYQVAGGTNSHTIDCLKKVGLFQAVNFPERSSETSGAAKLDGSKQALIGGIAYGGYARKQIDTSKNLLLSKAEMYFTTREHKLQSKIVGRVLRKIPTQHGHARIEDHLEFLLEALKEASSLLGPVKCYDEYLT, encoded by the exons aTGGCTCCTCCCATTTTCGCCCTCgccccttctcatctctcctcctctcctcctcccctacCCCACCATCTCCTCCGCGCCACCGTCGGAACCCTAGCCGAGTCCGCCGCtgagcgccgcggcggcggcggcggcggcggcggaggaggaaacCCCGTCCACCTCCCCCCGCCCATCGAGTCCCTCCGCCGCGGCGACTGGGTCAAGCTCATCTGCGGCGCCAGCTTCGAGGTTACAGTGCCTAAAACCCTAGTTTCCCTGACCCCCAAACCCCCAATCCCCGATCAAAATCGCGTCTCTGGCGATGCCCTAGAAAGAATTCGCCATTCTCCTCCTCACCTCGTTGGCTTGTTCGTTCCCTTTCCAGGATGCGGCGGATGTGAGGAATCTTTCCCTCGTCTACACTCTCGCCGGAG GTTTGAAACTTTTGCAATGATATCAGTGGATTGCATTGATTGCGCGGCCGATGAGTCTGTGGTTAATGCTGTGAATGAGGGGATCAATGTGGCGTTGTCGATAGCAAGGGTTCGGAGGCCGTGGGTGATGATTAGCGTCAATGATGATCGAGAAGACCTCCACTTCCGTAAAGCTG AATTCGATCCTGAGGATTGCCCGGGCGATTGTTTGAGGCCGTGTGAAAAGGTCTGCCCTGCTGATGCAATATTACTAGAGAGTTCGTCAAAGGGGAACAAGTCTCTACAAAGTGATTCCTCATGTGATAAAATTAAG AGCGGAGTGATAACAGAACGATGCTACGGGTGTGGTCGGTGCTTGTCCATTTGTCCTTATGACAAAATAA GAGCTGTGACTTATGTTAGGGATCCTTCTTTGACATCTCATCTTTTAAGTAGAGATGATGTGGATGCGATAGAAATACATACGAGTGGGAG GGGCACTGATTTGTTCAGTGATTTATGGAGTAGCTTGGGTGATTCACTTGACCATGTGAAATTAATTGCA GTTAGTTTGCCTGATGTTGGTCCATCAACAGTTGCTGTGATGAATGCTATATGCTCAATTATGGAGTCTCACCCTTGTAGGTACAATCTGTGGCAG TTAGATGGCCGGCCAATGAGCGGCGACATCGGTCGAGGTGCGACAAGAGAAGCGATTGCTTTTGCAGTTCGTTTGGCTTCTACACAGGATAAGCCTCATG GGTTTTATCAGGTGGCTGGTGGGACCAACTCTCACACTATAGATTGCCTAAAGAAAGTGGGTCTGTTCCAAGCAGTGAACTTTCCTG AACGATCTTCGGAGACGAGTGGTGCAGCCAAATTGGATGGTTCTAAGCAAGCTTTGATTGGCGGGATAGCCTACGGTGGTTATGCTCGAAAG CAAATTGACACTTCGAAAAATTTACTGTTGTCGAAAGCTGAAATGTACTTTACGACCCGCGAACATAAGCTCCAATCCAAG ATCGTAGGAAGGGTTCTTCGCAAGATTCCGACACAACATGGCCACGCGCGCATCGAGGATCACCTGGAGTTCCTTTTGGAGGCTCTGAAAGAAGCCTCCTCATTGTTGGGGCCTGTTAAGTGCTACGACGAATATCTGACCTGA
- the LOC109716437 gene encoding uncharacterized protein LOC109716437 isoform X5: MAPPIFALAPSHLSSSPPPLPHHLLRATVGTLAESAAERRGGGGGGGGGGNPVHLPPPIESLRRGDWVKLICGASFEVTVPKTLVSLTPKPPIPDQNRVSGDALERIRHSPPHLVGLFVPFPGCGGCEESFPRLHSRRRFETFAMISVDCIDCAADESVVNAVNEGINVALSIARVRRPWVMISVNDDREDLHFRKAGAVTYVRDPSLTSHLLSRDDVDAIEIHTSGRGTDLFSDLWSSLGDSLDHVKLIAVSLPDVGPSTVAVMNAICSIMESHPCRYNLWQLDGRPMSGDIGRGATREAIAFAVRLASTQDKPHGFYQVAGGTNSHTIDCLKKVGLFQAVNFPERSSETSGAAKLDGSKQALIGGIAYGGYARKQIDTSKNLLLSKAEMYFTTREHKLQSKIVGRVLRKIPTQHGHARIEDHLEFLLEALKEASSLLGPVKCYDEYLT; this comes from the exons aTGGCTCCTCCCATTTTCGCCCTCgccccttctcatctctcctcctctcctcctcccctacCCCACCATCTCCTCCGCGCCACCGTCGGAACCCTAGCCGAGTCCGCCGCtgagcgccgcggcggcggcggcggcggcggcggaggaggaaacCCCGTCCACCTCCCCCCGCCCATCGAGTCCCTCCGCCGCGGCGACTGGGTCAAGCTCATCTGCGGCGCCAGCTTCGAGGTTACAGTGCCTAAAACCCTAGTTTCCCTGACCCCCAAACCCCCAATCCCCGATCAAAATCGCGTCTCTGGCGATGCCCTAGAAAGAATTCGCCATTCTCCTCCTCACCTCGTTGGCTTGTTCGTTCCCTTTCCAGGATGCGGCGGATGTGAGGAATCTTTCCCTCGTCTACACTCTCGCCGGAG GTTTGAAACTTTTGCAATGATATCAGTGGATTGCATTGATTGCGCGGCCGATGAGTCTGTGGTTAATGCTGTGAATGAGGGGATCAATGTGGCGTTGTCGATAGCAAGGGTTCGGAGGCCGTGGGTGATGATTAGCGTCAATGATGATCGAGAAGACCTCCACTTCCGTAAAGCTG GAGCTGTGACTTATGTTAGGGATCCTTCTTTGACATCTCATCTTTTAAGTAGAGATGATGTGGATGCGATAGAAATACATACGAGTGGGAG GGGCACTGATTTGTTCAGTGATTTATGGAGTAGCTTGGGTGATTCACTTGACCATGTGAAATTAATTGCA GTTAGTTTGCCTGATGTTGGTCCATCAACAGTTGCTGTGATGAATGCTATATGCTCAATTATGGAGTCTCACCCTTGTAGGTACAATCTGTGGCAG TTAGATGGCCGGCCAATGAGCGGCGACATCGGTCGAGGTGCGACAAGAGAAGCGATTGCTTTTGCAGTTCGTTTGGCTTCTACACAGGATAAGCCTCATG GGTTTTATCAGGTGGCTGGTGGGACCAACTCTCACACTATAGATTGCCTAAAGAAAGTGGGTCTGTTCCAAGCAGTGAACTTTCCTG AACGATCTTCGGAGACGAGTGGTGCAGCCAAATTGGATGGTTCTAAGCAAGCTTTGATTGGCGGGATAGCCTACGGTGGTTATGCTCGAAAG CAAATTGACACTTCGAAAAATTTACTGTTGTCGAAAGCTGAAATGTACTTTACGACCCGCGAACATAAGCTCCAATCCAAG ATCGTAGGAAGGGTTCTTCGCAAGATTCCGACACAACATGGCCACGCGCGCATCGAGGATCACCTGGAGTTCCTTTTGGAGGCTCTGAAAGAAGCCTCCTCATTGTTGGGGCCTGTTAAGTGCTACGACGAATATCTGACCTGA
- the LOC109716437 gene encoding uncharacterized protein LOC109716437 isoform X4 produces MAPPIFALAPSHLSSSPPPLPHHLLRATVGTLAESAAERRGGGGGGGGGGNPVHLPPPIESLRRGDWVKLICGASFEDAADVRNLSLVYTLAGVDCIDCAADESVVNAVNEGINVALSIARVRRPWVMISVNDDREDLHFRKAEFDPEDCPGDCLRPCEKVCPADAILLESSSKGNKSLQSDSSCDKIKSGVITERCYGCGRCLSICPYDKIRAVTYVRDPSLTSHLLSRDDVDAIEIHTSGRGTDLFSDLWSSLGDSLDHVKLIAVSLPDVGPSTVAVMNAICSIMESHPCRYNLWQLDGRPMSGDIGRGATREAIAFAVRLASTQDKPHGFYQVAGGTNSHTIDCLKKVGLFQAVNFPERSSETSGAAKLDGSKQALIGGIAYGGYARKQIDTSKNLLLSKAEMYFTTREHKLQSKIVGRVLRKIPTQHGHARIEDHLEFLLEALKEASSLLGPVKCYDEYLT; encoded by the exons aTGGCTCCTCCCATTTTCGCCCTCgccccttctcatctctcctcctctcctcctcccctacCCCACCATCTCCTCCGCGCCACCGTCGGAACCCTAGCCGAGTCCGCCGCtgagcgccgcggcggcggcggcggcggcggcggaggaggaaacCCCGTCCACCTCCCCCCGCCCATCGAGTCCCTCCGCCGCGGCGACTGGGTCAAGCTCATCTGCGGCGCCAGCTTCGAG GATGCGGCGGATGTGAGGAATCTTTCCCTCGTCTACACTCTCGCCGGAG TGGATTGCATTGATTGCGCGGCCGATGAGTCTGTGGTTAATGCTGTGAATGAGGGGATCAATGTGGCGTTGTCGATAGCAAGGGTTCGGAGGCCGTGGGTGATGATTAGCGTCAATGATGATCGAGAAGACCTCCACTTCCGTAAAGCTG AATTCGATCCTGAGGATTGCCCGGGCGATTGTTTGAGGCCGTGTGAAAAGGTCTGCCCTGCTGATGCAATATTACTAGAGAGTTCGTCAAAGGGGAACAAGTCTCTACAAAGTGATTCCTCATGTGATAAAATTAAG AGCGGAGTGATAACAGAACGATGCTACGGGTGTGGTCGGTGCTTGTCCATTTGTCCTTATGACAAAATAA GAGCTGTGACTTATGTTAGGGATCCTTCTTTGACATCTCATCTTTTAAGTAGAGATGATGTGGATGCGATAGAAATACATACGAGTGGGAG GGGCACTGATTTGTTCAGTGATTTATGGAGTAGCTTGGGTGATTCACTTGACCATGTGAAATTAATTGCA GTTAGTTTGCCTGATGTTGGTCCATCAACAGTTGCTGTGATGAATGCTATATGCTCAATTATGGAGTCTCACCCTTGTAGGTACAATCTGTGGCAG TTAGATGGCCGGCCAATGAGCGGCGACATCGGTCGAGGTGCGACAAGAGAAGCGATTGCTTTTGCAGTTCGTTTGGCTTCTACACAGGATAAGCCTCATG GGTTTTATCAGGTGGCTGGTGGGACCAACTCTCACACTATAGATTGCCTAAAGAAAGTGGGTCTGTTCCAAGCAGTGAACTTTCCTG AACGATCTTCGGAGACGAGTGGTGCAGCCAAATTGGATGGTTCTAAGCAAGCTTTGATTGGCGGGATAGCCTACGGTGGTTATGCTCGAAAG CAAATTGACACTTCGAAAAATTTACTGTTGTCGAAAGCTGAAATGTACTTTACGACCCGCGAACATAAGCTCCAATCCAAG ATCGTAGGAAGGGTTCTTCGCAAGATTCCGACACAACATGGCCACGCGCGCATCGAGGATCACCTGGAGTTCCTTTTGGAGGCTCTGAAAGAAGCCTCCTCATTGTTGGGGCCTGTTAAGTGCTACGACGAATATCTGACCTGA
- the LOC109716437 gene encoding uncharacterized protein LOC109716437 isoform X2, with amino-acid sequence MAPPIFALAPSHLSSSPPPLPHHLLRATVGTLAESAAERRGGGGGGGGGGNPVHLPPPIESLRRGDWVKLICGASFEVTVPKTLVSLTPKPPIPDQNRVSGDALERIRHSPPHLVGLFVPFPGCGGCEESFPRLHSRRRFETFAMISVDCIDCAADESVVNAVNEGINVALSIARVRRPWVMISVNDDREDLHFRKAEFDPEDCPGDCLRPCEKVCPADAILLESSSKGNKSLQSDSSCDKIKSGVITERCYGCGRCLSICPYDKIRAVTYVRDPSLTSHLLSRDDVDAIEIHTSGRGTDLFSDLWSSLGDSLDHVKLIAVSLPDVGPSTVAVMNAICSIMESHPCRYNLWQLDGRPMSGDIGRGATREAIAFAVRLASTQDKPHGFYQVAGGTNSHTIDCLKKVGLFQAVNFPERSSETSGAAKLDGSKQALIGGIAYGGYARKIVGRVLRKIPTQHGHARIEDHLEFLLEALKEASSLLGPVKCYDEYLT; translated from the exons aTGGCTCCTCCCATTTTCGCCCTCgccccttctcatctctcctcctctcctcctcccctacCCCACCATCTCCTCCGCGCCACCGTCGGAACCCTAGCCGAGTCCGCCGCtgagcgccgcggcggcggcggcggcggcggcggaggaggaaacCCCGTCCACCTCCCCCCGCCCATCGAGTCCCTCCGCCGCGGCGACTGGGTCAAGCTCATCTGCGGCGCCAGCTTCGAGGTTACAGTGCCTAAAACCCTAGTTTCCCTGACCCCCAAACCCCCAATCCCCGATCAAAATCGCGTCTCTGGCGATGCCCTAGAAAGAATTCGCCATTCTCCTCCTCACCTCGTTGGCTTGTTCGTTCCCTTTCCAGGATGCGGCGGATGTGAGGAATCTTTCCCTCGTCTACACTCTCGCCGGAG GTTTGAAACTTTTGCAATGATATCAGTGGATTGCATTGATTGCGCGGCCGATGAGTCTGTGGTTAATGCTGTGAATGAGGGGATCAATGTGGCGTTGTCGATAGCAAGGGTTCGGAGGCCGTGGGTGATGATTAGCGTCAATGATGATCGAGAAGACCTCCACTTCCGTAAAGCTG AATTCGATCCTGAGGATTGCCCGGGCGATTGTTTGAGGCCGTGTGAAAAGGTCTGCCCTGCTGATGCAATATTACTAGAGAGTTCGTCAAAGGGGAACAAGTCTCTACAAAGTGATTCCTCATGTGATAAAATTAAG AGCGGAGTGATAACAGAACGATGCTACGGGTGTGGTCGGTGCTTGTCCATTTGTCCTTATGACAAAATAA GAGCTGTGACTTATGTTAGGGATCCTTCTTTGACATCTCATCTTTTAAGTAGAGATGATGTGGATGCGATAGAAATACATACGAGTGGGAG GGGCACTGATTTGTTCAGTGATTTATGGAGTAGCTTGGGTGATTCACTTGACCATGTGAAATTAATTGCA GTTAGTTTGCCTGATGTTGGTCCATCAACAGTTGCTGTGATGAATGCTATATGCTCAATTATGGAGTCTCACCCTTGTAGGTACAATCTGTGGCAG TTAGATGGCCGGCCAATGAGCGGCGACATCGGTCGAGGTGCGACAAGAGAAGCGATTGCTTTTGCAGTTCGTTTGGCTTCTACACAGGATAAGCCTCATG GGTTTTATCAGGTGGCTGGTGGGACCAACTCTCACACTATAGATTGCCTAAAGAAAGTGGGTCTGTTCCAAGCAGTGAACTTTCCTG AACGATCTTCGGAGACGAGTGGTGCAGCCAAATTGGATGGTTCTAAGCAAGCTTTGATTGGCGGGATAGCCTACGGTGGTTATGCTCGAAAG ATCGTAGGAAGGGTTCTTCGCAAGATTCCGACACAACATGGCCACGCGCGCATCGAGGATCACCTGGAGTTCCTTTTGGAGGCTCTGAAAGAAGCCTCCTCATTGTTGGGGCCTGTTAAGTGCTACGACGAATATCTGACCTGA
- the LOC109716437 gene encoding uncharacterized protein LOC109716437 isoform X3 yields MAPPIFALAPSHLSSSPPPLPHHLLRATVGTLAESAAERRGGGGGGGGGGNPVHLPPPIESLRRGDWVKLICGASFEVTVPKTLVSLTPKPPIPDQNRVSGDALERIRHSPPHLVGLFVPFPGCGGCEESFPRLHSRRRFETFAMISVDCIDCAADESVVNAVNEGINVALSIARVRRPWVMISVNDDREDLHFRKAEFDPEDCPGDCLRPCEKVCPADAILLESSSKGNKSLQSDSSCDKIKSGVITERCYGCGRCLSICPYDKIRAVTYVRDPSLTSHLLSRDDVDAIEIHTSGRGTDLFSDLWSSLGDSLDHVKLIAVSLPDVGPSTVAVMNAICSIMESHPCRYNLWQLDGRPMSGDIGRGATREAIAFAVRLASTQDKPHGFYQVAGGTNSHTIDCLKKVGLFQAVNFPERSSETSGAAKLDGSKQALIGGIAYGGYARKQIDTSKNLLLSKAEMYFTTREHKLQSKVSTSA; encoded by the exons aTGGCTCCTCCCATTTTCGCCCTCgccccttctcatctctcctcctctcctcctcccctacCCCACCATCTCCTCCGCGCCACCGTCGGAACCCTAGCCGAGTCCGCCGCtgagcgccgcggcggcggcggcggcggcggcggaggaggaaacCCCGTCCACCTCCCCCCGCCCATCGAGTCCCTCCGCCGCGGCGACTGGGTCAAGCTCATCTGCGGCGCCAGCTTCGAGGTTACAGTGCCTAAAACCCTAGTTTCCCTGACCCCCAAACCCCCAATCCCCGATCAAAATCGCGTCTCTGGCGATGCCCTAGAAAGAATTCGCCATTCTCCTCCTCACCTCGTTGGCTTGTTCGTTCCCTTTCCAGGATGCGGCGGATGTGAGGAATCTTTCCCTCGTCTACACTCTCGCCGGAG GTTTGAAACTTTTGCAATGATATCAGTGGATTGCATTGATTGCGCGGCCGATGAGTCTGTGGTTAATGCTGTGAATGAGGGGATCAATGTGGCGTTGTCGATAGCAAGGGTTCGGAGGCCGTGGGTGATGATTAGCGTCAATGATGATCGAGAAGACCTCCACTTCCGTAAAGCTG AATTCGATCCTGAGGATTGCCCGGGCGATTGTTTGAGGCCGTGTGAAAAGGTCTGCCCTGCTGATGCAATATTACTAGAGAGTTCGTCAAAGGGGAACAAGTCTCTACAAAGTGATTCCTCATGTGATAAAATTAAG AGCGGAGTGATAACAGAACGATGCTACGGGTGTGGTCGGTGCTTGTCCATTTGTCCTTATGACAAAATAA GAGCTGTGACTTATGTTAGGGATCCTTCTTTGACATCTCATCTTTTAAGTAGAGATGATGTGGATGCGATAGAAATACATACGAGTGGGAG GGGCACTGATTTGTTCAGTGATTTATGGAGTAGCTTGGGTGATTCACTTGACCATGTGAAATTAATTGCA GTTAGTTTGCCTGATGTTGGTCCATCAACAGTTGCTGTGATGAATGCTATATGCTCAATTATGGAGTCTCACCCTTGTAGGTACAATCTGTGGCAG TTAGATGGCCGGCCAATGAGCGGCGACATCGGTCGAGGTGCGACAAGAGAAGCGATTGCTTTTGCAGTTCGTTTGGCTTCTACACAGGATAAGCCTCATG GGTTTTATCAGGTGGCTGGTGGGACCAACTCTCACACTATAGATTGCCTAAAGAAAGTGGGTCTGTTCCAAGCAGTGAACTTTCCTG AACGATCTTCGGAGACGAGTGGTGCAGCCAAATTGGATGGTTCTAAGCAAGCTTTGATTGGCGGGATAGCCTACGGTGGTTATGCTCGAAAG CAAATTGACACTTCGAAAAATTTACTGTTGTCGAAAGCTGAAATGTACTTTACGACCCGCGAACATAAGCTCCAATCCAAGGTTTCCACTTCCGCTTAG